In Buchnera aphidicola (Brachycaudus tragopogonis), the following are encoded in one genomic region:
- a CDS encoding Rid family detoxifying hydrolase produces MKNIINSKNAPKPIGPYSQAIQINNTLVLSGQIPIDVASNNIPENISEQTYIVLMNIKSILISSNFQVRDIIKTTIFTTNLKEINIINEIYMKFFIDNKSEFPARSCIEVQALPKNVKIEIEAIACKK; encoded by the coding sequence ATGAAAAATATAATTAACAGTAAAAATGCACCTAAACCTATTGGACCTTATTCACAAGCCATTCAGATTAACAATACTCTTGTATTATCAGGACAAATACCTATTGATGTTGCATCTAACAATATTCCAGAAAATATCTCCGAACAAACATATATTGTGTTAATGAATATAAAATCTATTTTAATATCTTCAAATTTTCAAGTAAGAGATATTATAAAAACTACGATTTTTACCACTAATTTAAAAGAAATTAACATTATTAATGAAATTTATATGAAATTTTTTATAGATAATAAATCAGAATTTCCTGCTAGATCTTGTATTGAAGTTCAAGCTTTACCTAAAAATGTAAAAATAGAAATTGAAGCTATAGCATGTAAAAAATAA
- a CDS encoding DEAD/DEAH family ATP-dependent RNA helicase: MTHIESTFSFLGLNPFIIQSLTEMGYVKPSPIQAACIPLLLEGRDVLGMAQTGSGKTAAFSLPLLHNLNINLKSPQILVLAPTRELAVQVAEAFSDFSKYMIGVHVLPLYGGQRYELQLRALRQGPQIVVGTPGRLLDHLKRGTLKLSNLHGLVLDEADEMLRMGFIEDVETIMAQIPKEHQTALFSATMPEAIRRISKRFMKNPQEVKIQSNITTRPDIKQSYWMVYGRKTDALIRFLEAEDFSATIIFVRTKNATLEVSEALERNGYNSAALNGDMNQALREQTLERLKNGRLDILIATDVAARGLDVDRISFVINYDIPMDSESYVHRIGRTGRAGRAGRALLFVENRERRLLRNIERTIKQSIPEVQLPKIELLSQRRLEKFAKKVQQQLESRDLEQYSALLDKLYSTDDLDIKTLAAALLKMAQGERPLIIKPDKVHRSSKDVFFKDERRREEIRHTRQRRERRDNKDVDLYRIEVGRNDGVEVRHIVGAIANEGNINSRNIGNIRLFSSYSTIELPKSMSKDLLQNFTNTRILSKPINMQLLRDSKIYETKTSSRAVFNRDKNSNRRFSENRLNKSSTTKNESKTSFFRRRNV, translated from the coding sequence ATGACTCATATTGAAAGCACATTTTCTTTTCTTGGTTTAAATCCTTTTATTATTCAATCTTTAACTGAAATGGGATATGTTAAACCTTCTCCTATTCAAGCAGCCTGTATTCCTTTACTTTTAGAAGGACGTGATGTATTGGGAATGGCACAAACTGGAAGTGGTAAAACCGCTGCTTTTTCATTACCATTATTACATAATCTTAATATTAATTTAAAATCTCCTCAAATATTAGTATTAGCTCCTACAAGAGAGTTAGCTGTTCAAGTAGCTGAAGCTTTTTCAGATTTTTCTAAATATATGATCGGCGTACATGTATTACCTTTATATGGTGGTCAAAGATATGAACTACAATTACGTGCGTTAAGACAAGGACCTCAAATTGTTGTAGGAACTCCAGGACGTTTATTAGATCATTTAAAAAGAGGAACTCTTAAACTTTCAAACTTACATGGATTAGTTTTAGATGAAGCAGACGAAATGTTACGTATGGGGTTTATTGAAGATGTAGAAACTATTATGGCACAGATTCCTAAAGAACATCAAACTGCATTATTTTCTGCTACAATGCCAGAGGCAATACGTCGTATTTCTAAAAGATTTATGAAAAATCCACAAGAAGTAAAAATACAATCTAATATTACTACACGTCCAGATATTAAACAAAGTTACTGGATGGTATATGGTCGAAAAACTGATGCATTGATTCGTTTTTTAGAAGCAGAAGATTTTTCTGCTACAATTATTTTTGTTAGAACAAAAAATGCAACATTAGAAGTATCAGAAGCTTTAGAACGAAATGGATATAATAGTGCTGCATTAAATGGAGATATGAATCAAGCTTTACGAGAACAAACTTTGGAAAGATTAAAAAATGGTCGATTAGATATTTTAATTGCCACAGATGTTGCAGCACGAGGTCTAGATGTTGATCGCATTAGTTTTGTTATCAATTATGACATTCCTATGGATTCTGAATCTTATGTTCATCGTATAGGTCGTACGGGTCGAGCAGGTCGAGCAGGTCGAGCATTATTATTTGTTGAAAATCGTGAACGTCGTTTATTACGCAATATAGAACGCACTATTAAACAATCTATTCCAGAAGTACAGTTACCAAAAATTGAATTATTATCTCAAAGACGTCTTGAAAAATTTGCTAAAAAAGTGCAGCAGCAATTAGAAAGTCGAGATTTAGAACAATATAGTGCTCTATTAGATAAACTGTATTCTACTGATGATTTAGACATAAAAACTTTGGCTGCTGCTTTATTAAAAATGGCTCAAGGAGAGCGTCCTTTAATTATTAAACCTGATAAAGTCCATCGCTCATCAAAAGATGTATTTTTTAAAGATGAACGTCGGCGTGAAGAAATACGTCATACTCGACAACGTCGTGAGCGTCGTGATAATAAAGATGTAGACTTATATCGTATTGAAGTAGGTCGTAATGATGGAGTAGAAGTTCGTCATATAGTAGGAGCTATTGCTAATGAAGGGAATATTAATAGTCGTAATATTGGCAATATTAGACTATTTTCTTCTTATTCTACGATTGAATTACCTAAGAGTATGTCTAAAGATTTATTACAAAACTTTACTAATACTAGAATTTTAAGTAAACCTATTAACATGCAATTATTACGTGACTCTAAAATTTATGAGACTAAAACATCTAGTCGTGCAGTATTTAACAGGGATAAAAATAGTAATCGTCGTTTTTCTGAAAATCGTCTAAATAAATCCAGCACTACTAAAAACGAATCTAAAACATCTTTTTTTCGTCGTAGAAATGTTTAA
- the pnp gene encoding polyribonucleotide nucleotidyltransferase, protein MLNPIVRKFQYGQYTITLETGIMARQATAAVMASMDDTAVFVTVVGQKKTYPGQKFFPLTVNYQERTYAAGRIPGGFFRREGRPSENEILIARLIDRPIRPLFPKNFLNEIQIIATVVSVNPQINPDIISIIGASAALSLSGIPFYGPVGAARVGYINDQYILNPTSEDMKNSSLDLVISGTQNAVLMVEAESKILSEEKMLEAIIFGHQQQQVVINNIRSLSNEASKLPWIMSYPDINKALELKIIELYEKEIGFAYLIFNKQERFEKLSMIKEEIIKKFSDDNSNVSVSEIEDIFQKIEKKIVRKRILNNETRIDGREKDMIRALDVRTGILPRTHGSALFTRGETQSLVSVTLGTSRDAQNLDELLGDRTDNFLFHYNFPPYSVGEIGAVGSPKRREIGHGRLAKRSLLAVMPKIDDFPYTVRIVSEITESNGSSSMASVCGASLALMDAGVPIQSAVAGISMGLVKEGEKYVLLSDILGDEDHLGDMDFKVSGTEQGITALQMDMKIEGITNEIIHASLNAARSARLHILNVMNQALSKSRSEISDLAPRIHTIKINPEKIKDVIGKGGSVIRMLTEETGTIIEIDDDGTVKISATIREKARHAIRRIEEITAEIEVGRIYSGKVTRIVDFGAFVSIGFGKEGLVHISQIADKRVDKVSDYLKIDQIISVKVLEIDRQGRLRLSIKEIE, encoded by the coding sequence TTGCTAAATCCCATTGTACGTAAATTTCAATATGGCCAATATACTATTACCTTAGAGACAGGTATAATGGCTAGACAAGCTACAGCTGCTGTTATGGCTAGTATGGATGATACAGCAGTTTTTGTAACTGTTGTAGGACAAAAAAAAACATATCCAGGACAAAAATTTTTTCCACTTACTGTTAATTATCAAGAACGTACATATGCTGCAGGTCGAATACCTGGTGGTTTTTTCAGAAGAGAAGGACGTCCTAGTGAAAATGAAATATTAATAGCTAGATTAATTGATAGACCTATTCGTCCTTTATTTCCTAAAAATTTCTTAAATGAAATTCAAATTATTGCTACAGTAGTCTCAGTTAATCCTCAAATTAATCCTGATATTATTTCTATTATAGGTGCATCAGCGGCATTGAGTTTATCAGGGATTCCATTTTATGGTCCAGTAGGTGCTGCTAGGGTTGGTTATATCAATGATCAGTATATATTAAATCCTACTAGTGAAGATATGAAAAATAGTTCTTTAGATTTAGTAATTTCAGGTACTCAGAACGCTGTTCTTATGGTAGAAGCAGAATCAAAAATACTCAGTGAAGAAAAAATGCTTGAAGCTATTATTTTTGGTCATCAACAACAACAAGTAGTAATTAATAATATTCGTTCTTTATCAAATGAAGCTAGTAAATTACCTTGGATTATGTCTTATCCAGATATCAATAAGGCATTAGAACTTAAAATTATTGAATTATATGAAAAAGAGATTGGTTTTGCTTATTTAATTTTTAACAAACAAGAACGATTTGAAAAATTAAGTATGATTAAAGAAGAGATAATAAAAAAATTCTCTGATGATAATTCTAATGTTTCTGTATCAGAAATAGAAGATATTTTTCAAAAAATTGAAAAAAAGATTGTACGTAAACGTATATTAAATAATGAAACACGAATTGATGGGCGTGAAAAAGATATGATTCGTGCATTAGACGTTCGTACAGGAATTTTACCGCGTACACATGGTTCTGCTTTGTTTACTAGAGGGGAAACCCAATCTTTAGTATCAGTGACTTTAGGGACATCTCGAGATGCGCAAAATTTAGATGAATTATTAGGAGATAGAACAGATAACTTTTTATTTCATTATAATTTTCCTCCTTATTCTGTTGGAGAAATAGGAGCGGTAGGCTCACCAAAAAGACGAGAAATTGGGCATGGTCGTCTTGCTAAAAGAAGTCTTCTAGCTGTAATGCCGAAAATAGATGATTTTCCTTATACTGTTAGAATAGTATCTGAAATTACGGAATCTAATGGTTCATCTTCTATGGCTTCTGTTTGTGGTGCATCTTTAGCTTTAATGGATGCTGGTGTTCCTATTCAATCTGCTGTTGCTGGAATATCTATGGGTTTAGTGAAAGAAGGAGAAAAATATGTATTACTTTCAGACATTTTAGGAGATGAAGATCATTTAGGCGATATGGATTTTAAGGTTTCTGGAACAGAACAAGGTATTACAGCGTTACAGATGGATATGAAAATAGAAGGTATTACAAATGAAATTATACATGCTTCTTTAAATGCAGCAAGATCTGCTCGACTACATATTTTGAATGTAATGAATCAAGCTTTAAGTAAATCAAGAAGTGAAATTTCTGATCTTGCTCCTCGTATTCATACTATTAAAATAAATCCTGAAAAAATAAAAGATGTTATAGGTAAAGGAGGTTCTGTAATTAGAATGTTGACTGAAGAGACTGGAACTATCATTGAAATTGACGATGATGGTACAGTGAAAATCTCAGCTACTATTAGAGAAAAAGCCAGACATGCTATTCGTAGGATTGAGGAGATCACAGCTGAAATTGAAGTAGGGAGAATTTATTCAGGAAAAGTAACTCGCATTGTTGATTTTGGTGCTTTTGTTTCAATTGGTTTTGGAAAAGAAGGTTTAGTACATATTTCGCAAATTGCGGATAAAAGAGTAGATAAAGTATCTGATTATTTAAAAATTGATCAGATAATATCTGTAAAAGTTTTAGAAATAGATCGTCAAGGTCGTTTAAGATTAAGCATTAAAGAAATAGAATAA
- the rpsO gene encoding 30S ribosomal protein S15, which translates to MSLCAIDTKEIILKYGQNIKDSGKTEVQIALLTTQINHLQMHFYKHKKDHCSRRGLLNMVSKRRKLLDYLKKKNISRYSILIEDLHLRR; encoded by the coding sequence ATGTCTCTGTGTGCAATAGACACAAAAGAAATTATTTTAAAATACGGACAAAACATAAAAGATAGTGGAAAAACAGAGGTTCAAATTGCATTATTAACGACTCAAATTAATCACCTTCAAATGCATTTTTATAAACATAAAAAAGATCATTGTAGTCGTCGAGGTCTTTTAAATATGGTTTCTAAACGCCGTAAATTATTAGATTATTTAAAGAAAAAAAATATCTCTCGGTATTCTATACTGATTGAAGATTTGCATTTAAGACGGTAA
- the truB gene encoding tRNA pseudouridine(55) synthase TruB, translating into MFFQKKRNIHGLLLLDKPPGMSSNYALQKVKFIFNAKKAGYVGTLDPLATGMLPICFGECTKFSSYLTESKKRYHVIAKLGEKTSTSDSYGIVIQKRPVSFTSFHLDASIKELTGVINQIPSMYSAIKFNGIPLYKYARKGLNIKRSIREVSIYNIDHISQENNLIEFQVLCSKGTYIRTLVEDLGEKLGCGAHVIFLRRLQIASYSYDKLVKMSHLYELLNKEKNKDINLFKKIDHLLMPIDSPVSFLPKIYLSFQQSYYFKLGQTLNFYSKVKNSLVRVIEQEHKKFIGLGKITEELLIPHRLLSTMY; encoded by the coding sequence ATGTTTTTTCAAAAAAAACGCAATATTCATGGATTGTTATTATTAGATAAACCTCCAGGGATGTCTTCTAATTACGCTTTACAAAAAGTAAAGTTTATTTTTAATGCAAAGAAAGCAGGATATGTTGGTACTTTAGATCCTTTAGCAACAGGAATGTTGCCAATTTGTTTTGGAGAATGTACAAAATTTTCCAGTTATTTAACAGAATCTAAAAAACGATACCATGTAATTGCAAAATTAGGAGAAAAAACGTCTACGTCTGATTCTTATGGTATTGTAATACAAAAACGTCCTGTTTCATTCACATCTTTTCATCTTGATGCATCTATAAAAGAACTTACTGGTGTCATCAATCAAATTCCTTCAATGTATTCGGCAATTAAATTTAATGGTATACCTTTATATAAATATGCACGAAAAGGTTTAAATATTAAGCGTAGTATAAGAGAAGTGTCAATATATAACATTGATCATATTTCTCAAGAAAATAATTTAATTGAATTTCAAGTACTTTGCTCAAAGGGTACATATATTCGAACGCTTGTTGAAGATTTAGGAGAAAAGTTGGGTTGTGGGGCTCATGTAATTTTTCTACGGCGTTTGCAGATAGCATCATATTCTTATGATAAATTAGTGAAAATGTCTCATTTGTATGAACTGTTAAATAAAGAAAAAAATAAAGATATCAATCTTTTTAAAAAAATTGATCATTTGTTAATGCCTATAGATAGTCCTGTATCTTTTTTGCCAAAAATATATCTTTCTTTTCAGCAATCATACTATTTTAAATTAGGACAGACATTAAATTTTTATTCCAAAGTTAAAAATAGTTTAGTACGTGTAATAGAACAAGAACATAAAAAATTTATTGGATTAGGAAAGATTACAGAAGAATTATTAATACCACATCGATTACTTTCTACTATGTACTAA
- the rbfA gene encoding 30S ribosome-binding factor RbfA has protein sequence MDKTFNRSVRIAQELQKKIAIIIQHSLKDPRIKGIVTVSQVQMSKDLSHAQVFVSFFNIEEKLNIKKFLIILNQTSGYIRKLLCKNMRLRIIPNIIFYHDDSLLKGNYISMLLNNLEKK, from the coding sequence ATGGATAAAACTTTTAATCGATCTGTACGTATTGCACAAGAATTACAAAAAAAAATTGCTATAATTATACAACATTCACTAAAAGATCCTCGTATTAAAGGAATTGTAACAGTTTCTCAAGTACAAATGTCTAAAGATTTATCTCATGCTCAAGTATTTGTTAGTTTTTTCAATATTGAAGAAAAATTAAATATAAAAAAATTTTTAATAATTTTAAATCAAACTTCAGGTTATATTAGGAAATTATTATGTAAAAACATGAGATTGCGCATTATACCAAATATTATTTTTTATCATGATGATTCTTTATTAAAAGGTAATTATATATCAATGCTATTAAATAATTTAGAAAAAAAATAA
- the infB gene encoding translation initiation factor IF-2, with translation MTDISLKVLSHEIKISIKELIKELSSIGIVKNENDQISVIEKNILLKHLESIKKSSLNTLILQRKTRSTLSVSTISGKNKSIQVEIRKKRTYIKNNKFETTTLSNISGTNTSSLQKEAFLKNKQKNTLKTLIENNIPEKKYTNKIEILPFNPINTEPLNSKKINKSKNLNVFSKDEKNKKIKNAEYNFSNVNEKKRTKEIIDIRKSYKEEKKDYHLTTFLHARQAEDDDDRDMEKDKRNYNRVAKNYRQKKNNKNFNNGKHHKEEIRISNRQKKNIKQKNKPILLQQIFKKPESIINRDVVISGMISVSDLANKMAIKSSELIKSMMNIGIIGNINHILDQDTAQLIAEEMGHKVILHRENMLEEMIMKDRDIGNSISTIRAPVVTIMGHVDHGKTSLLDYIRSTKTAFYEAGGITQNIGAYHVNTDLGSITFLDTPGHSAFTAMRSRGVKITDIVVLVVAADDGVMPQTIEAIHHSQEANVPVIVAINKIDKIDSDIDKVKNDLMKYNILSEEWGGDNIFVPISAKTGKGINTLLNIILLQAEILELKAVPTGMAEGIVIESFLDKGRGPIATVLVQKGNLHKGDIILCGCEYGRIKALRNQSGEEVLNAGPSIPVEVLGLSKVPFSGDTVTVVRDEKKAKEVASYRKEKSREKKLMNQNKINLDNMFDNINKNDISELKIILKSDVQGSLEAISGALLKLSNDKVKVKIIGLGIGGITETDASLAVASNAIILGFNVRADSSAKKIINTEHLDLRYYSVIYDLIDEVKSAMTGLLSPEYKQNIIGLAEVRNTFKSPKFGLIAGCMVIEGVIKRNNPVHVLRDNIVIYEGELESLRRFKEDVNEIRNGLECGIGIKNYNDIRVKDIIEVFEMKEIKRIL, from the coding sequence ATGACAGATATAAGCTTAAAAGTTTTATCTCATGAAATAAAAATATCAATTAAAGAACTAATAAAAGAATTATCTAGTATAGGTATAGTAAAAAATGAAAATGATCAAATTAGTGTAATTGAAAAAAATATTTTATTAAAACATTTAGAATCTATAAAGAAATCTTCTTTAAATACTTTAATTTTACAAAGAAAAACACGTAGCACTTTAAGTGTATCAACGATTAGTGGAAAAAATAAATCTATACAAGTAGAAATTAGAAAAAAAAGAACTTATATAAAAAATAACAAATTTGAAACTACGACTTTATCAAATATCTCCGGTACGAATACATCTTCGCTTCAAAAGGAAGCGTTTTTAAAAAATAAACAAAAAAATACTTTAAAAACATTAATAGAAAATAATATTCCAGAAAAAAAATATACAAACAAGATTGAAATACTACCATTTAATCCAATTAACACAGAACCTTTAAATTCAAAAAAAATAAATAAATCGAAAAATTTAAATGTTTTTAGTAAAGATGAAAAAAATAAAAAAATAAAAAATGCAGAATATAATTTTAGCAATGTAAATGAAAAAAAAAGAACAAAAGAAATTATAGATATTAGAAAATCTTATAAAGAAGAAAAAAAAGATTATCATTTGACAACATTTTTGCATGCTCGTCAAGCTGAAGACGATGATGATAGAGATATGGAAAAAGATAAAAGAAATTATAATCGAGTTGCAAAAAATTACCGTCAGAAAAAAAATAATAAAAATTTTAATAATGGAAAACATCATAAAGAAGAAATTCGAATTTCTAATCGTCAGAAAAAAAATATCAAACAAAAAAATAAACCTATTTTATTACAACAAATTTTTAAAAAACCCGAATCTATTATCAATAGAGATGTTGTAATTAGCGGTATGATTTCTGTGTCTGATTTAGCGAACAAAATGGCCATAAAAAGTTCTGAGTTAATTAAAAGCATGATGAATATTGGAATTATAGGAAATATTAATCATATTCTTGATCAAGACACAGCTCAGCTCATTGCTGAAGAAATGGGTCATAAAGTTATTCTGCATCGAGAAAATATGTTAGAAGAAATGATTATGAAAGATCGTGATATAGGAAATAGCATTTCTACTATTAGAGCACCAGTAGTAACTATAATGGGTCATGTTGATCATGGAAAAACATCGTTATTAGATTACATTCGTTCAACGAAAACAGCTTTTTATGAAGCTGGAGGTATTACACAAAATATTGGTGCTTATCATGTGAATACTGATTTAGGATCTATCACTTTTTTAGATACTCCAGGGCATTCAGCTTTTACTGCCATGCGATCTCGTGGAGTCAAAATAACTGATATCGTTGTTTTAGTTGTAGCTGCAGATGATGGAGTGATGCCACAAACTATTGAAGCTATTCATCATTCACAAGAAGCTAATGTACCAGTTATTGTTGCTATTAATAAAATTGATAAAATAGATTCAGATATTGATAAAGTAAAAAATGATTTAATGAAATATAATATTCTTTCAGAAGAATGGGGTGGTGATAACATATTTGTTCCTATTTCTGCAAAGACGGGAAAAGGTATTAATACATTATTAAATATAATTTTATTACAAGCAGAAATATTAGAATTAAAAGCAGTACCTACTGGTATGGCAGAAGGTATCGTAATTGAGTCTTTTCTTGATAAAGGTCGAGGACCTATAGCCACTGTATTAGTTCAAAAAGGTAATTTACACAAAGGAGATATTATATTATGTGGTTGTGAATATGGTCGTATTAAAGCTCTACGTAATCAATCTGGAGAAGAAGTGTTGAATGCAGGGCCATCAATTCCAGTAGAAGTTTTAGGATTATCAAAAGTACCTTTTTCCGGAGATACAGTGACTGTAGTGCGTGATGAAAAAAAAGCAAAAGAAGTTGCATCTTATCGAAAAGAAAAATCTCGTGAAAAAAAATTAATGAATCAAAATAAAATAAATCTAGATAATATGTTTGATAACATTAATAAAAACGATATTTCAGAACTTAAAATTATTCTTAAATCTGATGTGCAAGGTTCTTTAGAAGCAATTTCAGGTGCTTTGTTAAAATTATCTAATGATAAAGTCAAAGTGAAAATAATTGGATTAGGCATTGGTGGAATTACAGAAACAGATGCTTCTTTAGCTGTTGCTTCAAATGCTATTATTTTAGGATTTAATGTTAGAGCTGATTCTTCTGCTAAAAAAATAATTAATACAGAACATTTAGATCTTCGTTACTATTCAGTTATTTATGATTTAATTGATGAAGTAAAATCTGCCATGACAGGTCTTTTATCACCTGAATATAAACAAAATATTATAGGATTAGCTGAAGTTAGAAATACTTTTAAATCTCCTAAATTTGGCTTAATTGCTGGTTGTATGGTTATTGAAGGTGTAATTAAACGTAATAATCCAGTTCACGTATTGAGAGATAACATAGTTATATACGAAGGTGAATTGGAATCTTTACGTCGTTTTAAAGAAGATGTTAATGAAATACGTAACGGATTAGAATGTGGTATTGGAATAAAAAATTATAATGATATACGTGTTAAAGATATTATAGAAGTTTTTGAAATGAAAGAAATTAAAAGAATTTTATAA
- the nusA gene encoding transcription termination factor NusA produces MNKEILAVVEAVSNEKSLPREKIFEALEIALATATKKKHEQEIDVRVSINRKTGDFTTFRRWMVVDVVTQPTREITLEAACFEGEKIQLHDYIEDQMESVNFDRITTQTAKQVIVQKVREAERAMLVDQFRKYVGQIITGIVKKINRDNLTLDLGNNAEALILREGMLPRENFRPGDRIRGILYGVYPEARGAQLFISRSKTEMLIELFRIEVPEIGEEVIEIKAAARDPGSRAKIAVKTNDKRIDPVGACVGMRGARVQAVSSELCGERIDIILWDDNPAQFVINAMAPADVASIVVDEDHHTMDIAVDVGNLAQAIGRNGQNVRLASQISGWELNVMTTEDLHYKHQEEAHAAFNTFKKNLNISENVIKLLVKEGFSSLEELAYVPFNELLEIDNLTREEAKLVREGAKSRLRLIELDQKNKIQEKKTEQDLLNINGMNSMLALQLAEKNIFTLEELADQGIDDLTDIKSLNSEQAGLLIMTARNICWFGSKV; encoded by the coding sequence ATGAATAAAGAAATCTTAGCTGTTGTAGAAGCTGTTTCTAATGAAAAATCTCTCCCTCGCGAAAAAATTTTTGAAGCTTTGGAAATTGCTTTAGCAACAGCAACTAAGAAAAAACATGAACAAGAAATTGATGTTAGAGTTAGTATAAATCGAAAAACTGGAGATTTTACTACTTTTAGACGTTGGATGGTGGTGGACGTGGTAACTCAACCTACTAGAGAAATCACTTTAGAAGCAGCTTGTTTTGAAGGTGAAAAAATTCAGTTACATGATTATATAGAAGATCAAATGGAATCTGTTAATTTTGATAGAATAACTACTCAAACTGCAAAACAAGTAATTGTACAGAAAGTACGTGAAGCAGAAAGAGCAATGTTAGTGGACCAATTTCGCAAATATGTAGGTCAAATAATTACTGGTATAGTAAAAAAAATTAATCGAGACAATCTCACTTTAGATTTAGGTAATAACGCTGAAGCATTAATTTTACGAGAAGGTATGTTACCTAGAGAAAATTTTCGTCCTGGTGATCGTATTCGTGGTATTTTGTATGGAGTGTATCCAGAAGCTCGTGGTGCTCAATTATTTATTAGTCGTTCAAAAACAGAAATGCTAATTGAATTATTTCGAATAGAAGTTCCAGAAATCGGTGAAGAAGTTATAGAAATAAAGGCTGCTGCACGTGATCCAGGCTCTCGTGCAAAAATTGCAGTAAAAACTAATGATAAACGTATAGATCCAGTAGGGGCTTGTGTAGGAATGAGAGGAGCCCGTGTACAAGCAGTATCAAGTGAGTTATGTGGTGAACGTATTGATATTATTTTATGGGATGATAATCCTGCTCAATTTGTTATTAATGCTATGGCCCCTGCTGATGTTGCGTCAATTGTTGTAGATGAAGATCATCACACCATGGATATAGCTGTAGATGTTGGAAATTTAGCACAAGCTATTGGTCGAAATGGTCAAAATGTTCGTTTAGCTTCTCAAATTAGTGGTTGGGAGTTAAATGTTATGACTACAGAAGATCTTCATTATAAACATCAAGAAGAAGCTCATGCGGCTTTTAATACTTTTAAAAAAAATCTAAATATTAGCGAAAATGTTATTAAACTTTTAGTGAAAGAGGGTTTTTCTTCTCTTGAAGAATTAGCTTATGTACCATTTAATGAGTTGTTAGAAATTGATAATTTGACTAGAGAAGAAGCAAAATTAGTACGTGAAGGTGCAAAAAGTAGATTGCGTCTAATCGAATTAGATCAAAAAAATAAAATACAAGAAAAAAAAACAGAACAAGATTTATTAAATATTAATGGTATGAATTCAATGCTAGCTTTACAATTAGCTGAAAAAAATATATTTACTTTAGAAGAATTAGCTGATCAAGGGATAGATGATTTAACTGATATTAAAAGTTTAAATTCTGAACAAGCTGGTTTATTAATAATGACTGCTCGTAATATCTGTTGGTTTGGTAGTAAAGTCTGA